From the Pseudomonas baltica genome, one window contains:
- a CDS encoding PIG-L family deacetylase — MSRANVQSVDAPFGVVGTPLRDWQASRALRRAAVVSIDELIPPGARLVVVAPHPDDEILACGGLLAAMADRVADVHLISVTDGDASHPGSQQWPVARLRAQRRVESECALARLGLDLSRLSWQRLALPDARVAEHEAALVRAIRGSLHAGDYVLATWRHDGHGDHEAVGRAAAQAARAQGATLLEVPVWAWHWAHPEDPRLPWGRARKLLLNDDQLERKREAIRAHTSQLHDDPSTGAPPVLDRATLERLLQPFELVFT; from the coding sequence ATGAGCCGTGCCAACGTACAGTCCGTCGATGCACCGTTCGGCGTGGTCGGCACACCCCTGCGGGACTGGCAGGCGAGCCGGGCGCTGCGCAGGGCTGCGGTGGTGTCCATCGACGAGCTGATTCCCCCGGGCGCGCGGCTGGTGGTAGTCGCGCCGCATCCGGACGACGAGATTCTTGCCTGTGGCGGCTTGCTGGCGGCCATGGCCGACAGAGTGGCAGACGTACATTTGATATCGGTAACGGACGGCGACGCTAGCCATCCAGGCTCCCAGCAATGGCCGGTAGCACGCCTGCGTGCCCAGCGGCGGGTCGAGAGCGAATGCGCCCTGGCGCGCCTTGGCCTGGATCTGTCACGCCTGAGCTGGCAGCGTCTGGCGTTGCCCGATGCCCGTGTCGCCGAGCATGAAGCGGCGCTGGTGCGCGCCATCAGGGGTAGCCTGCACGCCGGTGACTACGTGCTGGCGACCTGGCGCCATGACGGCCACGGTGACCACGAAGCGGTGGGCCGCGCCGCAGCTCAGGCGGCGCGTGCGCAGGGTGCGACGCTGCTGGAGGTGCCGGTCTGGGCCTGGCACTGGGCCCATCCGGAAGACCCGCGGCTGCCTTGGGGGCGAGCCCGCAAGTTGCTGCTCAACGACGATCAGCTTGAACGCAAGCGCGAAGCCATTCGCGCCCACACCAGCCAACTGCATGATGACCCCAGTACCGGCGCGCCGCCAGTTCTTGACCGCGCCACATTGGAGCGGCTGCTGCAGCCCTTTGAATTGGTCTTTACCTGA
- a CDS encoding class I SAM-dependent methyltransferase, producing MSDAAIRDATASVPAEYFDQMFAASDDPWAFRTRWYEQRKRDLTMAALPRQRYERVFEPACANGELSVLLAERSESLLCMDLSSDAVRLAAARLREYSAVEVVQGRLPGDWPGGEFDLIVLSEVAYYLSPADLAALIDRAVASLSPGGALLACHWLHPIDGCPQDGRQVHAMLDAKLPLHRAVRHEEADFLLEFWCVQPCAIDLDEEAL from the coding sequence ATGAGTGATGCTGCCATAAGAGATGCCACCGCAAGCGTGCCCGCCGAGTACTTCGATCAGATGTTCGCCGCCAGTGATGACCCTTGGGCCTTTCGCACCCGCTGGTATGAGCAGCGCAAGCGCGACCTGACCATGGCCGCCCTGCCGCGCCAGCGTTATGAGCGCGTGTTCGAACCGGCCTGCGCCAACGGCGAGCTTAGCGTGCTGCTGGCCGAGCGCAGCGAGTCGTTGCTGTGCATGGACCTGAGCAGTGACGCGGTGCGCCTGGCGGCGGCAAGGCTGCGTGAATATTCCGCTGTCGAAGTGGTTCAGGGACGTTTGCCAGGCGATTGGCCCGGCGGCGAGTTCGACCTGATCGTGCTTAGCGAAGTGGCATATTACCTGTCGCCTGCCGACCTCGCGGCTCTGATCGATCGAGCGGTGGCCAGTCTCAGTCCCGGCGGTGCGCTACTCGCTTGTCACTGGTTGCACCCCATCGACGGCTGCCCGCAGGATGGCCGGCAGGTGCATGCCATGCTCGATGCGAAGCTGCCGCTGCATCGCGCGGTGCGCCATGAAGAGGCGGATTTTCTCTTGGAATTCTGGTGCGTACAGCCTTGCGCGATCGATCTCGATGAGGAAGCGCTATGA
- a CDS encoding glycosyltransferase family 2 protein translates to MIGVIVPAHNEQDLLPYCLESLHIAARHPGLGGEAVEILVVLDSCDDQSGKVARGFDALTLSISARNVGHARRVGAACMLSRGARWLACTDADSQVPADWLMQQLAFKADVVCGTVQVLDWENHGVDIQARYLDGYQAREDHRHIHGANLGICAKAYRRAGGFKPLTAHEDVGLVQALERSGAKIVWTALNSVSTSARSDPRAREGFGDYLKSLAVAAVV, encoded by the coding sequence ATGATCGGCGTTATCGTCCCCGCCCATAACGAGCAGGATCTACTGCCGTATTGCCTCGAGTCCCTGCATATCGCCGCCCGCCATCCGGGCCTCGGCGGCGAAGCCGTGGAGATCCTCGTGGTGCTGGACAGCTGCGATGACCAGTCAGGCAAGGTCGCGCGCGGCTTCGATGCGCTGACCCTGTCGATCAGCGCGCGCAACGTCGGCCATGCGCGGCGGGTGGGCGCTGCGTGCATGCTGTCACGGGGTGCGCGCTGGCTGGCCTGCACCGACGCCGACAGCCAGGTGCCCGCCGACTGGCTGATGCAGCAATTGGCGTTCAAGGCCGATGTGGTCTGTGGCACGGTGCAGGTGCTGGATTGGGAGAACCACGGCGTGGATATCCAGGCGCGGTATCTGGATGGCTATCAAGCCCGTGAGGACCACCGGCACATCCATGGCGCCAATCTGGGGATCTGTGCCAAGGCTTACCGTCGCGCCGGGGGCTTCAAGCCGCTCACGGCGCACGAGGATGTCGGTTTGGTGCAGGCGTTGGAGCGCAGTGGGGCGAAGATCGTCTGGACCGCACTCAACAGCGTGAGCACCAGCGCCCGTTCCGATCCACGGGCGCGGGAGGGGTTTGGGGATTATCTGAAATCGCTGGCGGTGGCGGCGGTGGTCTGA
- a CDS encoding NADP(H)-dependent aldo-keto reductase, whose protein sequence is MQFRPLGKTDINVSAIALGTMTWGEQNTQAEAFEQIRLAKAAGVNFMDTAEMYPVPPNGETYATTERYIGEYFKQHGDRADWILASKVAGPGRMAHIRDGNPRLDRKNIPAALDASLKRLNTDYLDLYQLHWPDRKTNFFGQLNYQHHLEDEFTAIEETLEVLDEQVKAGKIRHIGLSNDTPWGTQRFLHLAETRGWPRPVSIQNPYNLVNRSFEVGLAEIAIREQIGLLAYSPLAFGVLAGKYLNGARPAKGRLTLFDRFQRYNNPQTDRAAAAYVALAREHGLDPAQMALAFVTEQPFVTSNIIGATTLEQLESNLKSIDLVLSPEVLAGLEAIHVEQPNPAP, encoded by the coding sequence ATGCAGTTTCGTCCCCTTGGCAAGACGGATATCAACGTCAGCGCCATCGCCCTCGGTACCATGACCTGGGGTGAGCAGAACACCCAGGCCGAAGCCTTCGAACAGATCCGTCTGGCCAAGGCCGCCGGTGTCAACTTCATGGACACCGCCGAGATGTATCCGGTACCGCCCAACGGCGAGACCTACGCGACCACCGAGCGCTATATCGGTGAATACTTCAAGCAGCATGGCGACCGTGCCGACTGGATCCTCGCCAGCAAGGTCGCCGGCCCCGGCCGTATGGCCCACATCCGCGACGGCAATCCACGGCTCGACCGCAAGAACATCCCCGCCGCGCTGGATGCCAGCCTCAAGCGCCTGAACACCGATTACCTGGACCTGTACCAGTTGCATTGGCCTGATCGCAAGACCAACTTCTTCGGGCAACTCAACTACCAGCATCATCTGGAAGACGAGTTCACCGCCATCGAGGAGACGCTCGAGGTGCTCGACGAGCAGGTCAAGGCCGGCAAGATCCGCCATATCGGCCTGTCCAACGACACCCCATGGGGCACTCAGCGCTTCCTGCACCTGGCCGAAACCCGTGGCTGGCCGCGGCCTGTATCGATCCAGAACCCCTACAACCTGGTCAACCGCAGCTTCGAAGTGGGCCTGGCTGAAATCGCCATTCGCGAGCAGATCGGCCTGTTGGCGTATTCGCCGCTGGCCTTCGGTGTGCTGGCGGGCAAATACCTCAATGGTGCGCGTCCAGCCAAGGGCCGCTTGACCTTGTTCGATCGCTTCCAGCGTTACAACAACCCGCAGACCGACCGCGCCGCCGCAGCCTATGTGGCGCTGGCCCGCGAACATGGGCTGGACCCGGCCCAGATGGCCTTGGCGTTCGTCACCGAGCAGCCATTCGTGACCAGCAACATCATTGGTGCTACGACGCTGGAGCAGTTGGAAAGCAACCTGAAGAGCATCGATCTGGTGTTGTCGCCAGAAGTGCTGGCCGGGTTGGAAGCGATCCACGTCGAACAACCGAACCCTGCGCCATAA
- a CDS encoding undecaprenyl-phosphate glucose phosphotransferase, whose protein sequence is MTSQYTSRATHRKGLTFWSQWACGMALANLVLIMLVWDQVGTVASEYRVAMILTVLGSVPAYSFLQVYHKRHGILSGMGRLLAGWMSLLGALIAIAFLTQTTAVFSRQVIMLWVGLGYLAQVASFLPLHYLARMHSRKVRNERRSVIIGISPMADALAKKLTTPNRVPVIGFIAASGENGLVPTTLPLLGNVDELRDIIVREEVRRVYIALPLAQLATIEGLYIDLLDMSVDVVWIPDFGSMMLLNQSISEIERMPAIYLNESPISSHPAALLGKELMERTLAALAIVALSPLLIGAAIAVKLSSPGPVLFKQNRHGCNGEVIKVWKFRSMRVHDDSEVRQATRTDDRITRVGAFLRRSSIDELPQLFNVLFGEMALVGPRPHAVTHNLYYTGKVEAYMARHRLKPGITGLAQITGHRGETETLEKMQQRVAQDLNYINQWSLWLDIKILVKTPFTLFSKNIY, encoded by the coding sequence ATGACTTCGCAATACACAAGTCGCGCAACACACCGCAAAGGCCTGACTTTCTGGAGCCAATGGGCCTGCGGCATGGCCCTGGCCAATCTGGTGCTGATCATGCTGGTGTGGGATCAGGTCGGCACCGTCGCCAGCGAATACCGCGTGGCGATGATTCTGACCGTGCTGGGTTCAGTGCCGGCCTACAGCTTCTTGCAGGTCTACCACAAACGTCACGGCATCCTGTCGGGCATGGGCCGCTTGCTGGCGGGTTGGATGAGCCTGCTCGGCGCGTTGATCGCCATTGCCTTCCTGACCCAGACCACCGCAGTGTTTTCCCGCCAAGTGATCATGCTCTGGGTCGGGCTGGGCTATCTGGCGCAAGTGGCCAGCTTCCTGCCGCTGCACTATCTGGCGCGTATGCACTCGCGCAAGGTACGCAATGAGCGTCGTTCGGTGATCATCGGCATCAGCCCCATGGCCGATGCGCTGGCGAAAAAACTGACAACGCCCAACCGCGTGCCGGTCATCGGCTTTATCGCTGCCTCCGGCGAAAACGGCCTGGTGCCTACTACCCTGCCGCTGCTCGGCAATGTCGACGAGTTGCGCGATATCATCGTGCGCGAAGAGGTCCGGCGCGTGTACATCGCCCTGCCGCTGGCGCAACTGGCGACCATCGAAGGCCTGTACATCGACCTGCTGGACATGAGCGTCGACGTGGTCTGGATTCCGGACTTCGGCAGTATGATGCTGCTCAACCAGTCGATTTCCGAGATCGAGCGGATGCCGGCCATCTACCTCAACGAAAGCCCGATCAGTTCCCACCCTGCCGCCCTCCTGGGCAAGGAACTGATGGAGCGCACCCTGGCCGCGCTGGCAATCGTTGCCCTCAGCCCGCTGCTGATCGGCGCGGCCATTGCGGTCAAGCTGTCCTCCCCTGGTCCGGTGCTGTTCAAGCAGAATCGCCACGGTTGTAACGGTGAAGTGATCAAGGTGTGGAAATTCCGCTCGATGCGCGTGCATGACGACAGCGAAGTACGCCAGGCCACCCGCACCGATGACCGCATTACCCGCGTTGGCGCGTTTCTGCGTCGCAGCTCTATCGATGAATTGCCGCAGTTGTTCAACGTGCTGTTCGGCGAGATGGCCCTGGTCGGCCCGCGTCCGCATGCTGTGACCCACAACCTGTATTACACCGGCAAGGTCGAAGCCTACATGGCTCGCCACCGCCTCAAACCCGGCATCACCGGGCTGGCCCAGATCACTGGGCACCGCGGCGAGACCGAGACGTTGGAAAAGATGCAGCAACGCGTGGCCCAGGACCTGAACTACATCAACCAGTGGTCGTTGTGGCTGGACATCAAGATCCTGGTGAAGACGCCGTTCACACTGTTTTCGAAAAATATCTATTGA
- a CDS encoding acyltransferase family protein codes for MSRNLALDLLKVVLALMVVALHSRFLADVSPLATFLTVDGLFRIAVPIFFLISGFYFYPAVMKKNHVKWITRIVLLYAFWMLFYAYFWFRPTSFSGAEMLRLTGIVLGGYYHLWYMVGIIGSALLLVSMKHWPLRYLLMLSLGAFLLGVAIQYTALYYRFSDTAVNDLLSRPESHRNILLLAFPFFCGGFLISKSGIHTRLGLRIPLIASLVGILLLVTEAYLNYDALHQVEGIDNLLTLILVCPALFILIINLDVRGNIPHLAQYSTAIYFVHVFFLFTFLKFFSFTASLMTLIVVCASVMAAYVLVRASKRFNFIL; via the coding sequence GTGAGTAGAAATCTGGCGTTGGACCTGCTCAAGGTCGTATTGGCGCTCATGGTCGTGGCATTGCATTCGCGTTTTCTGGCGGATGTAAGCCCTTTGGCGACGTTTTTGACGGTCGATGGACTGTTTCGTATTGCGGTGCCGATATTTTTTCTGATCAGCGGCTTCTATTTCTATCCGGCCGTCATGAAAAAAAACCACGTGAAATGGATCACCCGAATTGTCCTGTTGTACGCGTTCTGGATGCTATTCTACGCCTATTTCTGGTTTCGACCGACCAGTTTTTCGGGGGCGGAGATGCTGCGCCTCACCGGTATCGTTTTGGGCGGTTACTACCACCTGTGGTATATGGTCGGGATCATTGGTTCGGCGCTGCTGCTGGTATCGATGAAGCACTGGCCCTTGCGTTATCTGCTCATGCTGTCGCTGGGCGCATTCTTGCTTGGTGTCGCCATTCAATACACCGCACTGTATTACCGATTCAGCGACACTGCGGTCAACGACCTGCTAAGCCGGCCGGAGTCACACCGCAACATTCTATTGCTGGCGTTTCCCTTTTTCTGTGGTGGCTTCCTGATCAGTAAATCAGGGATACATACTCGCTTGGGCCTGCGCATCCCACTGATTGCAAGTCTGGTGGGCATACTGTTGCTGGTCACTGAGGCCTACCTCAATTACGACGCCTTGCATCAGGTGGAAGGCATCGACAACTTGCTGACTTTGATACTGGTTTGCCCTGCGCTATTTATCCTGATTATCAACCTCGACGTCCGCGGCAACATTCCGCATTTGGCCCAGTACAGTACAGCTATCTATTTTGTTCATGTGTTCTTCTTGTTCACCTTCCTGAAGTTTTTCAGCTTCACCGCCAGCCTGATGACACTGATCGTGGTGTGCGCGTCGGTAATGGCCGCGTATGTACTGGTGCGAGCAAGTAAGCGTTTCAATTTTATTCTGTAG
- a CDS encoding acyltransferase, translated as MTVQLTLPGVPPLYESGAPKVAMIDVAKGFGILLIVLGHNTIFSSTFGFVSEVLAAFRIPFFFFMSGVTFSIARRTLGQVALQRADAWLKPCAVVIIVVGALKIALGVGTPEGLLLSLTFATGFTFAWPPLWFLPHLWLVYVFTAALLIKCQRLINTLRKRIFLLMCFGLGGYYLLHLFSSPLDNPSCTKQLIFTMRLFQCGLPYSADLLLVTALYFLIGHFLSDAIKRFKPRRLEMVFAVVGLLVLCEQFPLSLDLNAREYQDLLISPFQAFFGIFAMLGLCYYCGKSRYLTTVIGYFGKTSLFILLFHAPILYWILRNLPRWIDSPLGVGIAAFVIPIALSLAAYYICRSSVVLSMLMFPIKPKRVERRASALYR; from the coding sequence ATGACTGTGCAGTTGACTTTGCCGGGCGTGCCTCCCCTCTACGAAAGCGGTGCTCCGAAAGTCGCCATGATCGACGTGGCCAAAGGTTTTGGGATTCTGCTCATTGTGCTTGGCCACAACACCATCTTCAGTAGCACGTTCGGCTTTGTGTCGGAAGTGCTCGCAGCGTTTCGCATACCGTTCTTTTTCTTTATGTCGGGGGTCACCTTTTCCATCGCGCGGCGCACGCTGGGTCAGGTCGCATTGCAGCGCGCGGACGCCTGGCTCAAACCCTGCGCGGTGGTCATCATCGTGGTCGGCGCGCTGAAAATAGCGCTGGGCGTCGGCACCCCGGAGGGGCTGTTACTGAGTCTGACCTTTGCCACGGGGTTCACCTTTGCCTGGCCGCCGCTGTGGTTTTTGCCGCATTTGTGGCTGGTGTACGTGTTTACCGCCGCGCTGTTGATCAAATGCCAAAGATTGATCAATACGTTGCGCAAGCGGATCTTTCTGCTCATGTGTTTCGGCCTGGGAGGCTATTACCTGTTGCACCTGTTCAGCTCTCCACTGGATAACCCTTCTTGCACCAAACAACTGATATTCACTATGCGGTTGTTTCAATGCGGTCTGCCGTACAGCGCCGATTTGTTATTGGTCACGGCCTTGTATTTTTTGATCGGTCACTTTTTGTCCGATGCCATTAAACGGTTCAAGCCACGCCGACTGGAAATGGTATTTGCGGTGGTGGGACTACTGGTGCTGTGTGAGCAGTTCCCATTGTCGCTCGACTTGAATGCCCGAGAGTATCAGGATCTGCTGATTTCACCGTTCCAGGCGTTCTTCGGTATCTTCGCGATGCTGGGCCTGTGTTATTACTGCGGCAAAAGCCGATACCTGACCACCGTAATAGGCTACTTCGGCAAGACCAGCCTTTTCATTCTGCTTTTCCATGCGCCGATTTTGTACTGGATATTGCGCAACCTGCCCCGCTGGATCGACTCCCCGCTTGGCGTTGGCATTGCCGCTTTTGTGATACCGATTGCATTGTCCTTGGCGGCTTACTATATCTGCCGAAGCAGCGTTGTATTGTCAATGTTGATGTTCCCTATCAAACCCAAGCGAGTCGAGCGAAGAGCCTCGGCGCTCTATCGCTAG
- a CDS encoding acyltransferase family protein, translating into MIDVAKGLSILLVVLGHNSIFGAHQPAIASALSAFRVPFFFFIAGVVFSPQHKTLWQILLRNADAWLKPALVVTVGMGLVGIITGKVAFESILLAVTYATGFTLFWPALWFLPHLWLVCGFSAGLLIHGKGLVDNGFKKTVLLVVLAALGFLAINLFDEPIANHACYRQTSFSPMLAECGLPFSADLLFVTSFFFLGGHFLSSLVKRFRCTPAMLGLALLALGLLIGLPALPTDLNFRIYSNVLTSPLRAVAGIFLMLCLCDVLARAAWVTGFFSAVGQRSLFILIFHLPVVFLLVRNLPRFIDSPLLVGVAAYVVPLAWSALLYEVVVRSRLLRAVMLPVKSNSPRTAPEAVQPTSSH; encoded by the coding sequence ATGATCGACGTCGCCAAAGGTCTCAGCATTCTATTGGTCGTGCTGGGCCACAACAGCATCTTTGGCGCCCACCAGCCGGCGATCGCTTCGGCGCTCTCGGCGTTTCGGGTGCCGTTCTTTTTTTTTATCGCCGGCGTCGTGTTTTCCCCTCAGCACAAGACCCTCTGGCAAATTCTGCTTCGTAACGCTGATGCCTGGCTCAAGCCCGCACTTGTCGTGACAGTGGGCATGGGCCTGGTGGGCATCATCACCGGCAAGGTCGCCTTTGAAAGCATTCTACTGGCGGTCACCTACGCAACCGGATTCACCCTGTTCTGGCCGGCACTCTGGTTTCTTCCGCATTTGTGGCTGGTCTGCGGTTTTTCCGCAGGCCTGCTGATTCACGGCAAAGGGCTGGTCGATAACGGATTCAAGAAGACGGTGTTATTGGTCGTACTGGCGGCGCTAGGCTTTCTGGCGATCAATCTTTTCGATGAGCCCATCGCCAATCATGCCTGTTACCGCCAGACCAGCTTCAGCCCGATGCTCGCCGAATGCGGGCTGCCGTTCAGCGCCGATCTCTTGTTCGTGACGTCATTCTTTTTTCTGGGCGGCCATTTCCTTAGCAGCCTGGTCAAGCGCTTCCGATGCACGCCGGCCATGTTGGGGCTGGCACTGTTGGCGTTGGGTTTATTGATCGGCCTGCCCGCGCTGCCCACCGATCTGAATTTCAGGATTTACAGCAACGTGCTCACTTCCCCCTTGAGGGCCGTTGCGGGGATTTTCCTGATGTTGTGCCTGTGCGATGTACTCGCGCGCGCGGCTTGGGTAACCGGCTTCTTCTCGGCGGTCGGTCAACGCAGCCTGTTTATCCTGATATTCCATCTGCCCGTGGTGTTTTTGCTGGTGCGTAACCTTCCGCGCTTCATCGACTCGCCGTTATTGGTGGGTGTAGCGGCCTACGTCGTACCCCTGGCTTGGTCAGCCCTTTTGTATGAAGTCGTCGTGCGCAGTCGGTTGCTTCGCGCTGTGATGCTCCCCGTGAAAAGCAATTCTCCCCGGACCGCACCTGAGGCTGTTCAGCCCACTAGCAGCCATTGA
- a CDS encoding oligosaccharide flippase family protein: MKADASVATDSSAAMASEAGVDAYAPAPGGRSFKKLFLTLFLLGLRAGGLASKFLLTLFIAKEMSLSDLGLYGLIAVGATIVPSLLGLGLNGPAGRNCVGASTAQGIRIACTRVGITLALHAVLTPLAAIGLAFWLPSTDLLLILLVSAILILENISSDLNTLLMARFRTTFAATLLFLRSGAWPLVFIVCAWFEPQLRTVHGIMAFWLAALLAVMLLLAGLSLSRGYHTLLHFDRSLARELLVRGRNFYVAEIGNAGALYSDRFLVSTFLGLEATGIYTFFWSLTNAVNNLVFTAVTNPLAPRIIAAVNEGIKPAIRAACAKMFKEVGLWSIGLAIFMATLLPWVLHYLNNAKLDQHQLVFALMLGATVLRTISEAADNVLYAHHQDRRIAAISICAMVVSALLISAMAPFLGLLGAAMAMLGAALFVFTLRGMTARGLLR; this comes from the coding sequence ATGAAAGCAGACGCCAGCGTGGCCACGGATTCATCCGCTGCGATGGCCAGCGAAGCAGGCGTGGACGCCTACGCGCCAGCGCCGGGTGGGCGCTCGTTCAAAAAACTGTTCCTTACCTTGTTCCTGCTCGGCCTGCGGGCTGGCGGCCTGGCATCGAAGTTTTTGCTGACGCTGTTTATCGCCAAGGAAATGAGCCTCTCGGACCTTGGCTTGTACGGTTTGATCGCGGTGGGCGCCACCATCGTTCCATCGCTGCTGGGCCTGGGCTTGAATGGCCCGGCCGGACGCAACTGTGTCGGCGCCAGCACTGCGCAAGGTATACGCATCGCCTGCACGCGGGTGGGGATCACCCTCGCTCTGCACGCGGTACTCACACCGCTGGCCGCGATCGGCCTGGCGTTCTGGCTGCCGTCGACTGACCTGCTGCTGATTTTGCTGGTGTCGGCCATTCTGATTCTCGAGAACATCTCGTCCGACCTGAACACCCTGTTGATGGCTCGATTCAGGACGACCTTCGCAGCTACGCTGCTGTTCCTGCGTTCAGGGGCATGGCCGCTGGTATTTATCGTCTGCGCCTGGTTCGAGCCGCAGCTGCGCACCGTGCATGGCATCATGGCATTCTGGTTGGCGGCACTGTTGGCAGTCATGCTGTTGCTCGCCGGCCTGTCGCTGTCGCGCGGTTATCACACGTTGCTGCACTTTGATCGCAGCCTGGCCCGAGAGCTGCTCGTGCGCGGGCGCAACTTCTATGTGGCGGAGATCGGCAACGCCGGCGCGCTGTACTCCGACCGGTTCCTGGTCAGCACTTTTCTGGGGCTTGAGGCCACCGGCATCTATACGTTTTTCTGGTCGCTGACCAACGCCGTCAACAATCTTGTGTTTACCGCAGTGACCAACCCGTTGGCGCCGCGGATCATCGCGGCGGTCAACGAAGGGATCAAGCCGGCCATCAGGGCCGCCTGCGCGAAGATGTTCAAGGAAGTCGGGCTCTGGAGCATCGGCCTGGCGATCTTCATGGCGACACTGCTGCCGTGGGTCCTCCACTATCTGAACAACGCCAAGCTCGACCAGCATCAGCTGGTATTTGCCCTGATGCTCGGTGCGACAGTGCTGCGCACGATCTCGGAGGCCGCCGACAATGTCCTTTACGCTCATCATCAAGACCGCCGTATTGCGGCAATCTCGATCTGCGCCATGGTGGTTTCAGCACTGCTGATCTCGGCGATGGCGCCGTTTCTGGGGTTGCTCGGGGCCGCCATGGCCATGCTGGGCGCTGCCCTGTTCGTCTTCACACTCCGCGGCATGACCGCCAGAGGCCTGCTGCGCTGA
- a CDS encoding WecB/TagA/CpsF family glycosyltransferase, producing the protein MSTKVPLRKASALIDKLHILKDGQLDLFISNLLQSKSRHVLGFLNQHGYNLAVENPSVLESFGNIDYLLRDGAGIKLACQWNKLEPGANLNGTDFIPALINQSHASAVDVDYFIFGTESPWLEEGARQLLHGRECHLLHGFHPADEYVEYVQKWGRPEALSIVILAMGMPKQEHLAWRLRESSNGAILVVCGGAIIDFQAQRFERAPSLMRKFNLEWLFRLIREPQRLFARYVLGIPKFFYYLVANK; encoded by the coding sequence ATGTCTACGAAAGTACCCTTGAGAAAAGCGTCCGCGCTTATCGATAAGCTGCATATTCTGAAAGACGGTCAGCTCGATCTGTTCATCAGCAATCTATTACAAAGCAAATCTCGCCACGTATTGGGCTTTCTCAACCAGCATGGTTACAACCTTGCGGTCGAGAACCCGTCGGTGCTCGAAAGCTTTGGCAATATCGATTACCTGTTGCGCGACGGTGCCGGGATAAAACTGGCTTGTCAGTGGAACAAGCTGGAGCCAGGCGCCAATCTCAATGGTACCGACTTCATTCCGGCCCTGATCAATCAGTCCCACGCCAGCGCCGTCGATGTCGACTACTTCATATTCGGCACCGAATCGCCATGGCTTGAAGAAGGTGCTCGGCAACTTCTGCACGGGCGTGAATGCCACTTGTTGCACGGTTTTCACCCTGCCGACGAGTACGTCGAATATGTGCAGAAATGGGGGCGCCCGGAAGCACTTTCCATCGTGATACTTGCCATGGGCATGCCCAAGCAGGAACACCTCGCCTGGCGCCTGCGCGAAAGCAGCAACGGTGCCATCCTGGTGGTCTGCGGTGGTGCAATCATCGACTTTCAAGCTCAGCGCTTCGAGCGGGCGCCAAGCCTGATGCGCAAGTTCAACCTCGAATGGTTGTTCCGGCTGATCCGCGAGCCACAGCGGCTATTTGCGCGCTATGTGCTGGGCATTCCCAAGTTCTTTTATTACCTGGTCGCCAATAAATGA